One window from the genome of Acidihalobacter ferrooxydans encodes:
- a CDS encoding flavin prenyltransferase UbiX, protein MSAVGRTVTLALTGASGVQYGLRLLDCLLAAGVHVYLMLSKPARVVIGMETELSLPAREAALQRALSEMYGAAPGQLEVFGEQQWTAPVASGSGAADAMVICPCTTGTLSAVAVGASRSLIERAADVMLKERRKLLVVLRETPLSEIHLENMLRLTRMGAVMMPANPGFYHRPQSVDDLVDFMVARVLDHLDVPQDLLPRWGLEESDE, encoded by the coding sequence ATGAGCGCGGTCGGGCGGACTGTCACTCTGGCGCTGACCGGTGCTTCCGGCGTGCAGTACGGACTGCGCCTGCTCGACTGCCTGCTCGCTGCCGGCGTACACGTCTATCTCATGTTGTCGAAACCGGCGCGTGTGGTCATCGGCATGGAAACCGAGTTGTCGTTACCGGCGCGCGAGGCCGCACTGCAACGTGCGCTCAGCGAGATGTACGGCGCGGCGCCGGGGCAGTTGGAGGTCTTTGGCGAGCAGCAGTGGACGGCGCCAGTGGCCAGTGGATCGGGCGCTGCTGACGCCATGGTGATCTGCCCATGCACCACGGGAACACTGTCGGCGGTCGCGGTCGGCGCGTCGCGTTCTCTGATCGAGCGCGCCGCTGACGTGATGCTCAAGGAGCGGCGCAAACTGCTTGTGGTTCTGCGTGAAACCCCGTTGTCCGAAATTCATCTCGAAAACATGTTGCGCCTGACGCGCATGGGCGCGGTGATGATGCCGGCCAATCCGGGGTTCTACCACCGCCCGCAGAGCGTGGACGATCTGGTGGACTTCATGGTCGCGCGCGTGCTCGATCATCTCGATGTGCCGCAGGATCTGCTGCCGCGTTGGGGCCTGGAAGAGAGTGACGAGTGA
- the trxA gene encoding thioredoxin, giving the protein MAAIELNEENFEKTITENDIVIVDFWASWCAPCRAFAPTFEAASEQHTDIVFAKVNTEEAQSIAATFQIRSIPTLMIFREQVILFAQPGMLSAAQLEEVIGKVREIDMAQVHEDVRKQQEEAQQA; this is encoded by the coding sequence ATGGCTGCGATTGAGCTGAACGAAGAGAATTTTGAAAAGACGATCACTGAAAACGACATCGTGATTGTCGATTTCTGGGCCTCCTGGTGCGCGCCCTGCCGCGCCTTCGCGCCGACCTTCGAGGCCGCCTCGGAGCAGCACACGGACATCGTTTTCGCCAAGGTCAACACCGAGGAAGCGCAGAGCATCGCCGCCACCTTTCAGATCCGTTCGATTCCCACGCTGATGATTTTCCGCGAACAGGTCATTCTGTTCGCTCAGCCGGGGATGTTGTCAGCGGCACAGCTCGAAGAGGTCATTGGCAAAGTGCGCGAGATCGATATGGCGCAGGTGCATGAAGATGTCCGCAAGCAGCAGGAAGAAGCCCAGCAGGCGTAA
- the hpnC gene encoding squalene synthase HpnC, producing the protein MSNASAIVEQAYRHCFALARAHYENFPVASWLLPRTLRRPIAAIYAFARAADDLADEGTAAPHERLAALEAYRERLRRTVAGEALADEPVFMALGDALIHYALPPDLLYDLLDAFSQDVVKHRYADFDEVMDYCRLSANPVGRLLLHLTHQATPENLSRSDAVCSALQLINFYQDLHADYVERGRLYLPLDELERFGVTADEIGARRNSPRLNRLMGDQFARADQLMLAGASLGHDLHGRIGLEVRAITVGGQRILNRLRQQRDDVFTRPRLRFGDRFAILRGAFQGSQGQPPDT; encoded by the coding sequence ATGAGCAACGCATCCGCAATCGTAGAACAGGCTTATCGCCACTGTTTTGCGCTGGCCCGTGCGCATTATGAAAATTTTCCGGTCGCATCGTGGTTGTTACCGCGTACGCTGCGCCGTCCGATCGCCGCGATCTACGCCTTCGCACGCGCAGCCGACGATCTAGCGGACGAAGGAACAGCCGCCCCGCACGAGCGCCTGGCGGCGCTGGAGGCGTACCGTGAACGCCTGCGGCGCACCGTTGCCGGCGAAGCCCTGGCTGACGAGCCGGTTTTCATGGCGCTGGGCGACGCGCTGATACACTATGCACTCCCGCCAGACCTGTTGTATGACCTGCTCGATGCGTTTTCGCAGGATGTCGTCAAACACCGCTACGCCGACTTCGACGAAGTCATGGACTATTGTCGCCTCTCGGCCAACCCGGTCGGACGCCTGCTGCTGCACCTTACGCATCAGGCCACGCCGGAAAACCTCAGCCGTTCCGACGCCGTCTGCAGTGCACTGCAACTGATCAATTTTTATCAGGACCTGCATGCGGATTACGTCGAACGCGGACGACTGTATCTGCCGCTGGACGAACTCGAACGCTTCGGCGTCACCGCCGATGAGATCGGTGCGCGGCGCAACTCGCCACGGCTGAATCGGCTCATGGGCGACCAGTTCGCACGCGCCGACCAGCTCATGCTGGCCGGCGCTTCGCTCGGTCACGACCTGCACGGCCGTATCGGCCTGGAAGTGCGCGCCATCACGGTCGGCGGCCAGCGTATCCTGAACCGGCTGCGTCAGCAGCGCGATGATGTGTTCACCCGTCCCAGGCTGCGTTTCGGCGACCGCTTCGCCATCCTGCGCGGCGCCTTTCAGGGCAGCCAGGGACAGCCACCCGATACCTGA
- the mtnA gene encoding S-methyl-5-thioribose-1-phosphate isomerase, whose amino-acid sequence MSMSSHDQVRPMIWAGDHLRLLDQRLLPGEELWLELRESEAVAQAIREMAVRGAPAIGIAAAFGAALAAREADGERTKLMAALATLGAARPTAVNLEWALQRMRGLIEQTDARAWADALLAEAQAIHAQDIAANHRIGELGGALIERGAVLTHCNTGSLATGGFGTALGVIRSAWSDGRITRVYADETRPWLQGSRLTAWELVRDDIPVTLLCEGAAASLLASGEVSWVVVGADRIAANGDVANKIGTYGLAVLARHHGVKFMVAAPLSTVDMSMSAGADIPVEVRAEEELLGCGGVRVAAPGARAWNPVFDVTPASLIDAIVTEAGIVEQPGLAGMHELFGQRA is encoded by the coding sequence ATGTCGATGAGTAGCCATGATCAGGTGCGTCCGATGATATGGGCGGGCGATCATTTGCGTTTGCTCGATCAGCGCCTCTTGCCGGGTGAGGAGTTGTGGCTTGAGTTGCGCGAGTCGGAAGCGGTGGCGCAGGCCATTCGCGAGATGGCGGTGCGCGGTGCGCCGGCCATTGGGATCGCGGCGGCGTTCGGTGCGGCGCTCGCCGCGCGCGAAGCGGACGGCGAGCGCACGAAGTTGATGGCGGCGTTGGCCACACTCGGAGCCGCGCGCCCGACAGCCGTGAATCTGGAGTGGGCTTTGCAGCGCATGCGCGGGCTGATCGAACAGACGGATGCGCGCGCGTGGGCGGATGCGCTTCTCGCCGAAGCGCAGGCGATCCATGCGCAGGACATTGCGGCAAACCACCGCATCGGCGAGCTCGGCGGTGCGCTGATCGAACGCGGCGCGGTCTTGACGCATTGCAATACGGGCTCGCTGGCGACGGGCGGTTTCGGGACGGCACTCGGCGTCATTCGCAGTGCCTGGAGCGATGGGCGCATCACCAGAGTCTATGCCGATGAAACGCGACCCTGGCTGCAGGGATCACGGTTGACTGCCTGGGAGTTGGTGCGTGACGACATTCCGGTGACATTGCTGTGTGAGGGCGCGGCAGCCAGCCTGTTGGCCAGCGGCGAGGTGAGCTGGGTGGTGGTCGGCGCTGACCGCATTGCCGCCAACGGCGATGTGGCGAACAAGATCGGCACGTATGGGCTGGCGGTGTTGGCCCGCCATCATGGGGTGAAATTCATGGTGGCGGCGCCGCTGTCCACGGTCGATATGAGTATGTCGGCGGGAGCGGATATTCCCGTCGAGGTGCGTGCCGAGGAGGAGTTGTTAGGCTGCGGTGGGGTGCGCGTTGCGGCGCCTGGCGCGCGGGCCTGGAATCCGGTATTCGACGTGACGCCGGCGAGTCTGATTGACGCGATCGTGACCGAGGCCGGCATTGTCGAACAGCCGGGCCTGGCGGGTATGCATGAATTGTTCGGGCAGCGTGCTTGA